The Paramisgurnus dabryanus chromosome 1, PD_genome_1.1, whole genome shotgun sequence genome includes a window with the following:
- the LOC135779096 gene encoding galactose-specific lectin nattectin-like, giving the protein MAVMRALVLLFLVFSVGNAAAKEDCPYGWTPLGVQCYKYFSYPVNWATAEKNCQSVDANLASVRNIVENNFLLSVLAADTSVWIGGHDAAVEGQWLWTDGSQFDFTNWCSGQPDNFQGNENCLEINYTTNRCWNDQPCSVRFRYICAKPLRS; this is encoded by the exons ATGGCAGTCATGAGAGCTCTTGTGCTTCTTTTCTTGGTCTTTTCTGTTGGGAATGCAGCAG CTAAAGAAGACTGCCCATATGGATGGACACCTTTAGGTGTGCAATGCTACAAATACTTCTCTTATCCAGTTAACTGGGCCACAGCTGAG aaAAACTGTCAATCTGTTGATGCAAATCTTGCATCTGTGCGCAATATAGTGGAAAACAACTTTCTCCTGAGTGTGCTGGCTGCTGACACTAGTGTTTGGATTGGTGGCCATGATGCTGCAGTG GAAGGACAATGGCTGTGGACTGATGGATCTCAATTTGACTTTACCAACTGGTGCTCTGGACAACCTGACAATTTTCAGGGCAATGAGAACTGCCTGGAGATTAACTATACTA CTAACCGTTGCTGGAATGATCAGCCCTGTTCAGTCAGATTCAGATACATTTGTGCCAAACCTCTGAGATCATGA
- the LOC135779100 gene encoding galactose-specific lectin nattectin-like, with translation MAVMRALVLLFLVFSVGNAAAKEDCPYGWTPFGVQCYKFFSQSVNWATAEKNCQSVDANLASVRNKVENNFLLSLIVPASTRAWIGGHDAAVEGQWLWTDGSQFDFTNWCSGQPDNFQGNENCLEINYTTDRCWNDQPCSVRYSYICAKPL, from the exons ATGGCAGTCATGAGAGCTCTTGTGCTTCTTTTCTTGGTCTTTTCTGTTGGAAATGCAGCAG CTAAAGAAGACTGCCCATATGGATGGACACCTTTTGGTGTGCAATGCTACAAATTCTTCTCTCAGTCAGTTAACTGGGCCACAGCTGAG AAAAACTGCCAATCTGTTGATGCAAATCTTGCATCTGTGCGCAATAAAGTGGAAAACAACTTTCTCCTGAGTCTGATTGTGCCTGCTTCCACACGTGCTTGGATTGGTGGCCATGATGCTGCAGTG GAAGGACAATGGCTGTGGACTGATGGATCTCAATTTGACTTTACCAACTGGTGCTCTGGACAACCTGACAATTTTCAGGGCAATGAGAACTGCCTGGAGATTAACTATACTA CTGACCGTTGCTGGAATGATCAGCCCTGTTCAGTCAGATATAGCTACATTTGTGCCAAACCTCTGTGA